The following are encoded together in the Phaseolus vulgaris cultivar G19833 chromosome 9, P. vulgaris v2.0, whole genome shotgun sequence genome:
- the LOC137820397 gene encoding protein Asterix, with amino-acid sequence MSKRKYTEKLVNTCLWREKSEMSSHTNDPRQPSSARPYVAPQIAPQDLPIDYAGFIAVIFGVAGVMFRYKLSSWLALIFCAQSVANMRNVENDLKQVMMAMMFSLMGLITNYFGPPRPGKQS; translated from the exons atgagtaaaagaaaatatactGAGAAACTCGTCAACACCTGTCTCTGGCGAGAGAAATCGGAGATGTCATCGCATACTAACGATCCCCGTCAGCCATCGTCGGCGAGACCCTACGTGGCGCCGCAGATTGCGCCGCAGGACCTGCCGATCGATTACGCCGGCTTCATCGCTGTCATATTTGGTGTCGCCGGCGTCATGTTTAGG TACAAACTGAGCTCTTGGCTGGCGCTCATATTCTGCGCGCAATCCGTAGCGAACATGCGGAATGTCGAAAACGATCTCAAACAAGTTATGATGGCTATGAT GTTTTCTTTAATGGGATTGATAACAAACTACTTTGGACCTCCCAGACCCGGCAAACAAAGCTGA